The following proteins are encoded in a genomic region of Oncorhynchus kisutch isolate 150728-3 linkage group LG18, Okis_V2, whole genome shotgun sequence:
- the LOC109881377 gene encoding P2Y purinoceptor 12: MDNTTELALTPVNNNFTNSNCSRDNVLKTVVFPVLYSLLFLLGLSLNGLAVWVFFSIPSRSHFIIYLKNIVVADVLMTLTFPFKVLSDSNMASVGLRVFVCRVSSVLFYLTMYISILFFGLISIDRCRKTLQPFKVTNMARLTHRKLLSVAIWASLLTLSLPNMILTSHSPTSAYFKCSVLKTEAGLLWHEVVNYVCQIIFWGNLVTVIVCYTLITKELYSSYARTRACRSTGAIHNPGTGRGNVEGQRQPRRKSVSSNVFLVLAVFFVCFVPFHFSRVPYTLSQTRVHMFDCNLKLFFFQLKESTLWLSSLNSLLDPLIYFFLCKSFRTTLFKTLRLPPGTCSWLTGRESDPNTAEDQTQTQETPLGDTSIM, translated from the exons ATGGACAACACAACAGAACTGGCCCTGACCCCTGTCAATAACAACTTCACCAACAGCAACTGTTCCCGTGACAACGTGCTGAAGACGGTGGTGTTTCCTGTTCtctactccctcctcttcctgttGGGCCTGTCGCTCAACGGCCTGGCAGTGTGGGTGTTCTTCAGCATCCCCAGCCGCTCCCACTTCATCATCTACCTCAAGAACATTGTGGTGGCCGACGTCCTCATGACCCTCACCTTCCCCTTCAAG GTGCTGTCTGACTCCAACATGGCATCAGTGGGTCTGCGTGTCTTTGTCTGCCGTGTCTCCTCTGTGCTCTTCTATCTCACCATGTACATCAGCATCCTCTTCTTCGGCCTCATCAGCATCGACCGCTGCAGGAAGACCCTCCAGCCCTTCAAGGTGACCAACATGGCCCGTCTGACCCACAGAAAGCTGCTCTCTGTGGCTATCTGGGCCTCCCTGCTGACCCTCTCCCTGCCCAACATGATCCTGACCAGCCACAGCCCCACCTCGGCCTACTTCAAGTGCAGCGTTCTTAAAACGGAGGCTGGGCTGCTCTGGCATGAGGTGGTCAACTATGTGTGCCAGATAATCTTCTGGGGGAACTTGGTGACAGTGATAGTGTGTTACACACTCATCACCAAAGAACTGTACAGTTCATACGCCCGCACCAGGGCATGCCGTTCTACTGGAGCCATACACAACCCTGGTACTGGCAGGGGTAATGTTGAAGGACAGCGCCAGCCCCGGAGGAAGAGTGTAAGTTCAAATGTCTTCCTGGTGCTGGCTGTGTTCTTTGTGTGCTTCGTGCCGTTCCACTTCTCCCGCGTACCGTACACCCTGAGCCAGACGAGGGTACACATGTTTGACTGCAACCTCAAGCTGTTCTTCTTCCAGCTGAAGGAGAGTACACTCTGGCTGTCCTCCCTCAACTCCCTCCTGGACCCTCTCATCTACTTCTTCCTCTGTAAGTCCTTCAGAACCACCCTGTTCAAGACCCTCCGTCTCCCACCTGGGACCTGCAGCTGGCTCACTGGGAGAGAGTCCGATCCCAACACAGCGGAGGATCAGACCCAAACACAGGAGACTCCCCTGGGAGACACATCTATTATGTAA